The genomic segment GCTGTCGCCATAGCCGGTCAGATCCCCCGTCACCTGCATCAGCGTGTTGTTCGGCAGCGCCTCCAGCTTTGCGAGGAACGCCCGCGGCGTCGGGTCGTCATAGCCCGCGAAATACTTCCAGCCATTGGCAATGAAGCTGCAGGCCTCGAACCCGTCATAGAAATCGCAGCCCTGGAAGAGCAGCCGGTCGGTGAAGGGCTCGCCATGCACCCCGCGGCCGAGCCCGCTGCGCAGCACGCTGTCCGCGGCCGGCTGCACCGCCGCCTGTGCCGATTTTCCCTTCGCAACGCTCTCCTTGGCGGCCATTCGCGGCTCCAGCGTGAAGGAAAAACTCTTCGCCGTCTCGCCGGTGTCGATCACCGCGAAATCCGCGGTCTCGTAGCCCCGCGCCTCGCAATCGCTGTCACCCACGATCGTATAGGCCTCGCCTTGCGTGCAGAAGGCATACCCCTCGCCCGCGAACTCCTGCCCCGCCGCCGTCGCCCGGTAATAGTAATACCGGTTGGTCAGCGCCCCGCCCACCGGCTCCGAGCAGGCCCCGGGCGCGATGGTCCACCACCCTTCCGACACCCAGTCGGCGCCTTTCTTGTAGCCGATCGACACCGATTGCCGCACGCCCGTCCCGTTGCAGATCTCGAGCCCCGCCATCGCCGCCACCGGGCACAGCGCCAGCGCCACCGCGCCGGCCATCACCGCTTTCATGACATTTCCCCCCGAACTGTCCCCTCGCACTCCCTTGAAGGGGCGCGTAACAGGCTTACAGTTTCGTCGCGGCACTCGCCGGCGTCAATGCCCGGCGCTTCAGCACCGCCTCGCGCCAGCTGATGAAGCTGACGGCCGCCACGATCACCAGCCCGCCCACCACGACCCAGGGGTCGAACGGCTCGCCGAAGACGAAGACGCCCAGGCTCACCGCCCAGACCAGCTGCAGAAACGTCACCGGCTGGGTCACCGCCAGCGGCGCGGCCTGGAAGGCCCGCGTCATCGCGTAATGCCCCGCCGTGGCCAGCCCCGCCACCACCAGCAGGATGCCCAGCTCGCCCCATGTCGGCGTCACCCAGTTCATCAGCGCCAGCGGCGCCAGGAAGATCGTCACCGAGATCGACAGCATCGCCACCACCACCGCCGGGCTGCACCGGTCCGACAGCAGCTTCACGATGATATAGGACGCCCCGAAGATGATCGCCGCAAAGACCATCGCCAGGTGTCCCGGCCCGACCTCGCGAAACCCCGGGCGCAGGATGATCAGAGCCCCGATCAGCCCCGCCGCCACCGCCAGGATCCGCCGAAGCGCCAACCGCTCGCCCAGGAACAGCGCCGCGCCGATGGTGACATAGATGGGTGACATGTAATTCATCGCCGTCACGTCGGCGAGCGGGATCCGCGCCATCGCGTAGAACCACAGCACCACCGCCGACATATGCGCCAGCCCCCGCAGGCCGAACAGGCCCCAGGTGCCCCGGCTGAACCGGAACTCGCCGGCCTTCAGCAGCATCGGCACGGCAAAGACGAGCCCCAGCAGGAACCGCAGGAACGCCGCC from the Roseovarius indicus genome contains:
- a CDS encoding DUF1036 domain-containing protein; this encodes MKAVMAGAVALALCPVAAMAGLEICNGTGVRQSVSIGYKKGADWVSEGWWTIAPGACSEPVGGALTNRYYYYRATAAGQEFAGEGYAFCTQGEAYTIVGDSDCEARGYETADFAVIDTGETAKSFSFTLEPRMAAKESVAKGKSAQAAVQPAADSVLRSGLGRGVHGEPFTDRLLFQGCDFYDGFEACSFIANGWKYFAGYDDPTPRAFLAKLEALPNNTLMQVTGDLTGYGDSSAQLAVSEIEILAGQDPYAGLRQAMQGNWVSADDANETLYIQGAEMHSYHRQGYVDTMYLDVKPDCPDSAGAGPVLIQTSAQYRDTYCYLIDNLAGGWMDLILMGHEAMISYRKVE
- a CDS encoding DMT family transporter, whose product is MSDESSPVPPQSPNNPVAGVLWMILTGLMLVSVTAMVKVLGTRIPSVEAAFLRFLLGLVFAVPMLLKAGEFRFSRGTWGLFGLRGLAHMSAVVLWFYAMARIPLADVTAMNYMSPIYVTIGAALFLGERLALRRILAVAAGLIGALIILRPGFREVGPGHLAMVFAAIIFGASYIIVKLLSDRCSPAVVVAMLSISVTIFLAPLALMNWVTPTWGELGILLVVAGLATAGHYAMTRAFQAAPLAVTQPVTFLQLVWAVSLGVFVFGEPFDPWVVVGGLVIVAAVSFISWREAVLKRRALTPASAATKL